The Acipenser ruthenus chromosome 45, fAciRut3.2 maternal haplotype, whole genome shotgun sequence sequence TTTGAGTATTTGTAAATATCTTGCAGTTGAGTATTTTTAGAGTCGTGGGAAAAATCTAAATAGAAGGGTAAGGTTTTCCaatggcatttaaaaacaaatgaattagAAATATAGCATTTTAACCAAAAGGTAGTGCAGCTAGCTGACCATTAAAaagttgattaaataaaaaaaaatgtgtcgaCATTGTTGCTTTGATGTAACTTCTTCGAAATGACAGGAAACTGTCCCCTGTAAAGCTAGCGTCTTCACCCATAACTTCGATGACACTTAGAGGCAATAATGTAAGATGAAACTTCAGGAAAACTAAATGTTTTGGCAAAGTGCCTTGACACTGATGCGCCTGCACTTATCCACTGCTTACTGGAAAAATCCCAGAGAAAGGTTACCTTGTGATTCACAGAACATTCCATTCTAAAACTAGGAAGGCACGCAGTCAAAGAAAAGCCACCActttgtttgtttgaaaacagtttatttttttgttaaggtGCGGAGCAGGAGGCAGACAGAGTTGTGAAGTACCCTGGACCTCTGAGTACAAAAGAagaacagacacaaacacacatagggAACTCGAACGGCATTCTTAAGGCACAGATTACATAGCATCCCTTAAACCCTTTCAATGGCCTTTCAAGGTGGCAAAAAACATCGGATCAACAGCAAAGGGTTTAGTAGTCAAGTTAGGAGGTTGTGTAGCGTCATCATTAGTAAGATACGACTTGGCCAGCAGGTCAGAGAATGGGAGTCCCATATCGATGGGGTAGATAGACTTACACGGGCCTGTGCGTCTGCTTGCCTTGACTATCGTTCGTTTCAACAGAGTGTTACACTCAGTTGTGTTAGCCAGTTGTATGTTAAAAAGGGTTACTCTGAAAGACAAGGTTTGCACGCTCTACAAGAGACAGAGCCAGCCGCGGAGTTCTGAAATTCCCGAAAGACATTTTTGAAAAGAACCTGATGCTCTTTGTagatggggtgggggtggggggctaggggggggggggggaggtgttaGGGTGAGGTTAGGAGGGAGCTGCCCGTCAGCAGACAGACTGATCACCTGTTTTATACAAGGATTGGGATTAGGGATGGGTGGGCGCATATTCTTTTTTAACACTTAAACAAGACGGTCAGTCTGGCTGGGGCAGGGAAGCGCGGGCTCGGAACGTTGGGGTTTAGTCTCGGATGATCTCAGAATCCTCGGACACCACCGAACCGTTGAGGGTCTCGATCTTCTTGACCAGGATGGTcttcttgctgctgctgctgctgctgccgcggTACCCGCTCCCGTGCCCACTGCCATACCCGCTGCCATACCCAGAGCTGAAACCACTGGAGTAGTTCTGGCTCATGGAACTGCTCTCCAGAGGGTAGTTGTAGCTGGTGGCTGGAAGGGAGAAACAGCGAGGTTTCattagaacaaaaaacaaaggacTCGAAAAGGAAGAAACTCAATAAAATACTGGCTTGTGGAATGGATATTCTGCCTGGCTCAAGTTATTTGATGATTTCCGTGATTCTGTGCATCTTATTTGGGTTTAAACctgcctttataaaagtttcccacagtaaaatcatagaagagtgtaataaagcatgaggAAAACATAGGTAAGAGAGGTATGGTATAAGCCTAAAAGGTAAAACAAAggcaaatgcatagtaaaaccatggaCAATTACCATGCATATTGAACATGGTGAGCATTAATAATGGGGGGAGCTGGACATGAAGTGCTCTATGAATGGGAAGTGGAAATGTAACTTACGTGCATAGCTCTGTTGGGAGATTTGAACGGACTGGATTCCAGATACCAACCTATTGGTGAGAGAGAATCAGTGTTTGGATTAGTATTGGAGGTGTACAGAGCTGTCGAATACGTTAAGATATggaatatattcatatatatttaaCATCTTCATGGTAATCATTTTATAAGATGTTGCGATATTTGAAATTGGaacaaaatattgaaatatatcttgaaatatattctgatagatagatagatagatagatagatatagttcTGACTAGTAGTGCAGCTAACAGCCTTGTAAAGGCAAACAATGAGACTGAAAACCCCCATAGTCTTAGGAAAGCAAACTAAAGTTTCTGTAACACAATACTCAGGTGAAATGTTTAAGTCTTTAAAACACACGAAGCCTGACCAGGAAGATGAAAGTGTTTTTTCTTCGCTACGAGAGGCCCTGCAGTAATCAGTCTAGTCTTGGGATCCACTTTTAGCTAGACAGCGTCTCGTTTCTACTTGGTCAGCAGGAACTGCAAGGTGCTGTTTGCCTTCTCACGCATAGTTAGATTGCTTGCACAGCAGAGATAGTATTTGATCATTCGAGCTTGCAGGCTAATGCCACATGAGTCAGTGAACGGAAAGATAAAGTGCTGTCCTCATTCTGGATCACGGAAGATTTTTACCTTTGTGAAATACATTTAGAAGTGGTTTCACATTAGGTGGACTAAAATTAGTGCTAAATCGGGTCTGTGAAATTGCTACTAAATTATGAATATATTCTAGAATATATTCTGCTATGTATTTTGCCGATATTGAGTATTGCAatatatatgacaaaatatatttttaaatatatttaattcccAGAATGAAACCAttctgaaaggagaaaagaaTAAGAGGGTGAAGATATTTCCGCAGATGCCTACCTGCTCTCCTCTCCTTCCAGGAGCTTCCTGTAGGTGGCGATCTCGATATCCAGGGCCAGCTTGACGTTCATCAGGTCCTGGTACTCTCGGACCTGGCGGGCCATGTCCTGTTTAGCTCTCTGGAGAGCGGCCTCCAGATCTCCAATACGGGCCTTGGCATCTTTCACTGCCATCTCCCCACGCTCCTCTGCCTCAGCGATCTGAGCCTCCAGGTTCCCGCGCTAGATGGGTAATGAGAGATGGGTTTTGTAGCTTCTGCTGCTGAAGGAGCAGACTGGTGGAAGACACAGTACACATCCTGCCATGCATTTTATAGCAGATACTGGCCTCCTTCTGGAGAACTATGGAACAGCTTATTTAGGGCTTGTACTTGCAAGGTTGGTCTTCTTTACACTAGTAGGATAGTTCTGGAAGTGACTATACTGACCAGGGCCAGCTGTCTCCTCTCTAGGGGCTAACTGGATGGATTGATATGCTTAAGGTCACTCATGTCACACTAATATGGGATGGGATCAGCCTAGTCCCTTTACTGTCAAAGTGTCGACTAGCTTGCTCTTAAAAAGTAATGGTGGAacacacaaagccactttttcaggaatagtgtcttgaaacctggtttcaggagacctagtttgaggcaacttaactgtatcaaaccccaagtctcccctggagtgccatgcagtgacctgaaacctagtctcctggaAGCGGCTTTGTGTTCCCTGTCTGGTCCTGGGCTGGGTCCTGGGGTAAGCTTGTGTTGGGTACTCTAGTTTGCAGGACTGGTAGTGCTGGAGGAGACTCACCTGTCTCTTCACGGCTTCAATCTCAGCCTGAAGCCTCTGGATCATTCTGGTCAGATCTGAGATTTCTGTCTTCGTGTTACGCAGATCGTCTCCGTATTTGCCCGCAGAGGCTGAGATCTCTTCATACTGAaggaaataaataagaaaatatttattaatttgataaaaaaaagagaCCAGATAACTGGGGCTGTGCACAGAGTGGTCCTTACCAAATAATCTTGAGtgggatatatatatacaaaGGGCTGCAGAAGGGCAATTGTACACAAATCTTTGGGGACATTTTTTGCATGTTCTGGCTAACACTACacagcagtctttttttttaaaaacacagaggCTAATTTAAACATGGGAACGATTTTTGTGATGGTTCAACACTCAACAGTGAGGAAGGAGACGGGTACTGATGGAAGGGTATTCAGACCAGGTGGAGAGAAGCTTGTTTTGGGGCACAGTGGACACTCACCTTGCTCTTGTACCAGCTCTCAGCCTCGGCGCGGCTCTTGGCAGCGATCTCCTCGTACTGAGCACGCACTTCGGCCACAATGGAGTCCATGTCCAGGTTACGGCTGTTGTCCATCTCGACCACCACCGAGGTGTCCTTGATCTGGGCCTGCAGCTCACGGAGCTCCTGTTTGGGTGAGacacgggggtgggggggtcagaCAGCAGTTTAGACAGTGAGTTACTTATTCCCTATAAACCGACTCGTCCTTTGAGATCAGCAAACGATGGTCTCTTAGTAATTCCAGGTACCCGATGAGGAACCAGTGGTGCAAGGGCCTTTACTGTTTGAGCTCCTTCGATTAGGAACtgccaatattttttaaatctaagctCAAAACATGTTTCTTTGATTTGGCCTTTCACTAGCAAGCAGTTGGGAGCTGTTTTGGCTTGCTGTTTATTCTTGTAAAGCACCCTGGGATACACTGAAGCACGCTCTAGAAATTTGGTTATCACTGTATCAACGGGAATCCGAATCTGGACAATATCAAGGTTCATAATGCACCTATATTAAAACTTTGTTTTATGTCAGGCCATTTCTGCCACGTCATATCAGaactgctgctgagtcacttgcaataggaccttgtttgttttttttacgtctcatccgaaggacggagcacaacaaggttaagtgacttgctcagggtcacacaaactgtgagtcagtggctgggattgaactgggaacaaTCTGGTAACAAGCccgctttctttaaccactggaacaacATCTATACAGCGATGAGCTCGACTGAGCTGTTTGGGGGTTTGGAAGAGAGGCCTTACCTCTTCATAGAGCTGCCTGAGGAAGTTGATTTCGTCTGTCAGGCTCTCGAGTTTAGCCTCCAGCCCCACCTTGTTCAGGTAAGCTTCATCCACGTCCTGCagatttagagagagagagaaagggagagagggggctCAGCCACAGTGCGGAGGCAACAAGGTCTGGCATTCGTATGGTCATGCTCATATTGATATCGCAGTGCCATCCGGGGTAAATCAATGCACTCA is a genomic window containing:
- the LOC117400896 gene encoding keratin, type II cytoskeletal 8; amino-acid sequence: MSFQVKKTVRSSVSRSSPRNFSSSSYAGPSNVRSSFSVRSAYGGAGGGMGYGSGAGMGYGSGGGSYITSSSAYGSGMGLGMGMGGGAGYGGGMGAPITGVTFNKSLLAPLNLEIDPNIQVIRSQEKEQIKGLNNRFASFIDKVRFLEQQNKMLETKWNLMQGQTTTKSNINAMFEAYIANLRRQLDSLGNDKMKLESDLNNMQNMVEDFKNKYEDEINKRTECENEFVLIKKDVDEAYLNKVGLEAKLESLTDEINFLRQLYEEELRELQAQIKDTSVVVEMDNSRNLDMDSIVAEVRAQYEEIAAKSRAEAESWYKSKYEEISASAGKYGDDLRNTKTEISDLTRMIQRLQAEIEAVKRQRGNLEAQIAEAEERGEMAVKDAKARIGDLEAALQRAKQDMARQVREYQDLMNVKLALDIEIATYRKLLEGEESRLVSGIQSVQISQQSYAPTSYNYPLESSSMSQNYSSGFSSGYGSGYGSGHGSGYRGSSSSSSKKTILVKKIETLNGSVVSEDSEIIRD